A genome region from Bombilactobacillus bombi includes the following:
- a CDS encoding glycerophosphodiester phosphodiesterase — translation MFKKFSITILLLILFISNTGFIVVGHRGDPIKAPEESFQSIDTAIGEGAQWVELDVHESNDNQLVISHDRNLFRVTGQNVIVSEHSASQLTQLKQSNGQSIYTLDELFAHYQKEPNVKFLIETKKTKHGNPQNMELLLVNAIKKYQMQNRVMVHSFSLASLKNLQELMPEIPRIFIAGSLGRLDFEVFQYSNAVNVSSSLLNPQLINQLHAIGQQVYVWDEMNENPKQWNWLVNLPIDGVVTNFPATAAYYQRLTQHSQQDDANFDAVYYNEQAAPLWENPYPQAPQKGMLSPLTTVHVQKIVNVQNQVFFQIDANRFINMSGLVQTDLIHNLAPFWQQKAVLKNTLVNRTLWDNPSANHNKIGTLLFNQVYHITALQNVNGQSYAQLNNFGWTNLNNLLINACPEPQQLAPQIEKKRSPAQNNISLQLNLRAWLPQPKTKVNPISILPAVTYPQQILPNLDDIDHYFPLQH, via the coding sequence ATGTTTAAAAAGTTTTCAATTACTATTTTACTATTAATTTTATTTATTTCTAATACTGGGTTTATCGTTGTTGGCCACCGAGGTGATCCAATTAAAGCGCCTGAAGAAAGTTTTCAAAGTATCGACACTGCTATTGGTGAAGGTGCTCAGTGGGTGGAGTTAGATGTTCACGAATCTAATGATAATCAGTTAGTTATTTCTCATGATCGCAACCTTTTTCGCGTAACTGGGCAAAATGTTATTGTTTCAGAACATTCTGCTAGTCAACTAACGCAATTAAAGCAAAGTAATGGTCAAAGTATTTACACCTTAGATGAGTTATTTGCTCATTATCAAAAAGAACCCAATGTTAAATTTTTAATTGAAACTAAAAAAACCAAACACGGTAATCCGCAAAATATGGAATTACTCTTAGTTAATGCAATCAAAAAGTATCAAATGCAAAATCGGGTTATGGTTCATTCCTTTTCCTTGGCAAGTTTAAAGAATCTACAAGAATTAATGCCCGAAATTCCTCGGATATTTATTGCCGGCAGTCTAGGACGATTAGACTTTGAAGTTTTTCAATATTCTAATGCAGTAAATGTTTCATCCTCCTTATTAAATCCACAATTAATTAACCAACTCCACGCTATTGGTCAACAAGTCTATGTTTGGGACGAAATGAATGAAAACCCCAAGCAATGGAATTGGCTTGTGAACTTACCTATTGACGGCGTCGTGACGAATTTTCCTGCAACTGCTGCTTATTATCAAAGATTGACTCAACATTCGCAACAAGATGATGCTAATTTTGATGCAGTTTATTATAATGAACAAGCAGCACCGCTTTGGGAAAACCCTTATCCTCAAGCACCACAAAAAGGGATGTTGTCGCCATTAACCACAGTTCATGTGCAAAAAATTGTTAATGTGCAAAATCAGGTCTTCTTTCAAATTGATGCAAATCGCTTTATTAATATGTCCGGATTGGTGCAAACCGATTTAATTCATAACTTGGCACCTTTTTGGCAACAAAAAGCAGTCTTGAAAAATACCTTAGTAAATCGGACACTGTGGGACAATCCTTCTGCTAATCACAACAAGATTGGTACCTTGCTATTTAATCAAGTTTATCATATAACAGCTTTGCAAAATGTGAATGGTCAAAGCTATGCTCAATTAAATAATTTTGGCTGGACCAACTTAAATAATCTCTTAATTAATGCGTGTCCAGAACCACAACAATTAGCACCACAAATAGAAAAAAAGCGTTCCCCGGCTCAAAATAACATTTCATTACAGTTAAATTTACGGGCTTGGCTGCCACAACCCAAAACCAAAGTCAATCCTATTTCGATATTGCCGGCTGTAACTTATCCCCAACAGATTCTCCCAAATCTAGATGATATCGATCATTATTTTCCCCTTCAGCATTAA
- a CDS encoding bifunctional metallophosphatase/5'-nucleotidase: MEQLHIIHTNDLHSHFENFPRIARYIKQQRLLDQQQQRQTFLFDIGDASDRVHPLTEATMAQANIEWMNQQHYDAATIGNSEGLYYNHSILEHMYDHANFPIILDNLYEKNGNLPAFVQQSKIFTTKVGTKIGLLGLTAPYMLTYPLLDWNIKLVQDVLPALINKLRPQVDILILLSHLGINTDRYLCQKYPQLDLIIGGHSHHLLPKGELHATTLLTAAQKYGHYIGNIYLTVNNHQVQSTTAHTIETTTIPEQVEDKQIIANYQNQGENLLKSRLVAHLPYQLDASSTGAHPAINTALKAIEWATNTPAAMLSTGLFLTDLAAGVITENDLHQQLPHAIHLMKTTLSGREFWRLMMEVTKNRNFLRNFPQKGMGFRGKIFGDLVLDGVAVNEATRQVFYQGQELIPDKEYSIALLDHYLFIPFFPTLQIVGDNQLIYPDFLRTTFAKYLALKYPLKAGEKNGSK, encoded by the coding sequence GTGGAACAATTGCATATTATTCATACTAATGACTTGCATTCTCATTTTGAAAATTTCCCCCGAATTGCTCGTTATATTAAGCAGCAGCGCTTGTTAGATCAACAACAGCAGCGGCAAACTTTTTTATTTGATATTGGGGATGCTTCTGATCGAGTGCATCCTTTGACCGAGGCTACAATGGCTCAAGCTAATATTGAATGGATGAATCAACAGCATTATGATGCAGCAACGATTGGTAATAGTGAAGGGTTATATTATAATCATTCAATCCTAGAGCATATGTATGATCACGCTAATTTTCCGATAATTTTGGACAATTTGTATGAGAAAAATGGCAACCTACCAGCATTTGTACAACAATCAAAAATTTTTACTACTAAAGTAGGTACTAAAATCGGCCTTTTAGGTTTAACAGCACCTTATATGTTGACTTATCCGCTTTTAGATTGGAATATTAAATTAGTTCAAGATGTACTACCGGCTTTAATTAATAAACTTCGACCCCAAGTAGATATTTTAATTTTGTTGTCACATTTAGGTATTAATACCGACCGCTATCTTTGTCAAAAATATCCCCAATTAGATTTGATTATTGGAGGACACAGTCACCACTTATTGCCAAAAGGAGAGCTGCATGCAACAACCTTATTGACTGCTGCGCAAAAGTATGGACATTATATTGGTAATATTTATTTGACAGTCAACAATCATCAAGTTCAGTCAACAACGGCTCATACCATCGAAACAACAACAATACCAGAACAGGTCGAAGATAAGCAAATTATTGCCAACTATCAAAATCAGGGTGAAAACTTGCTGAAATCACGATTAGTGGCACATTTACCTTACCAATTAGATGCTAGTTCAACTGGAGCTCATCCAGCTATAAATACTGCTTTAAAAGCGATTGAGTGGGCAACAAACACACCAGCAGCAATGCTAAGTACTGGATTGTTTTTAACAGATTTGGCAGCAGGAGTAATTACTGAGAATGATTTGCATCAACAATTACCACATGCTATTCATTTGATGAAAACTACTCTTTCAGGGCGAGAATTCTGGCGATTAATGATGGAAGTTACCAAAAATCGTAATTTTTTGCGTAATTTTCCACAGAAGGGGATGGGCTTTCGAGGAAAAATATTTGGCGATCTTGTGCTTGATGGAGTTGCTGTTAATGAAGCAACCCGCCAAGTTTTTTATCAGGGACAAGAATTAATTCCAGATAAAGAATATAGCATTGCTTTATTAGATCATTATTTATTTATTCCCTTTTTTCCAACATTGCAGATTGTTGGTGATAATCAACTTATTTATCCTGATTTTTTGAGAACGACCTTTGCTAAGTATTTAGCACTAAAATATCCTTTAAAGGCTGGTGAGAAAAATGGCAGCAAATGA
- a CDS encoding YutD family protein produces the protein MAANDSVKDSKKDSILSKSIAHAIAASSDETEAEVVADVVQVRDNKVKINQDVYTVAINQGDNLDTRRLAMRYNAVLRKYDYIVGDWGYGQLRLRGFYDNERPQAKIDQKIATLQDYLLEYCNFGCDYFVLEREQKEPLEPTKRTIIQKKSIKHNHHKQTPKYRRRRVNDNKSALSNSKPPSKINANKTHKKAPFKIRNLK, from the coding sequence ATGGCAGCAAATGATTCTGTGAAAGATTCTAAAAAAGATTCCATATTGAGTAAAAGTATCGCACACGCAATTGCAGCTTCAAGCGATGAAACAGAAGCTGAAGTAGTTGCGGATGTAGTTCAAGTGCGGGATAACAAAGTTAAAATAAATCAAGATGTATATACCGTTGCTATTAATCAGGGCGATAATTTAGATACACGACGTTTAGCGATGCGTTATAATGCGGTTTTACGTAAATACGATTATATTGTTGGCGATTGGGGATATGGACAGTTAAGGCTACGGGGCTTTTATGACAATGAGCGGCCACAGGCTAAAATTGATCAAAAAATAGCAACGTTGCAAGATTATTTGTTAGAGTATTGTAATTTTGGCTGTGACTATTTTGTTTTGGAGCGAGAACAAAAAGAACCCCTAGAACCAACTAAACGCACGATTATTCAAAAGAAAAGTATTAAACATAATCATCATAAACAAACTCCTAAATATCGCAGGCGGCGCGTCAATGACAATAAGTCAGCACTGTCCAATAGTAAGCCACCGTCTAAAATTAACGCTAACAAAACACATAAGAAAGCACCATTTAAAATACGAAATTTAAAATAA
- a CDS encoding TIGR01457 family HAD-type hydrolase → MGKYQGYLIDLDGTIYRGRQPIAAAHRFVKRLQDKNVPFAFLTNNTTKTPQQVVANLSQNHQINVLENQIITPSLATASYLIADSDDITQKSCYIIGQMGLQSAIFATGIKYDENNPDYVIVGLDFDVTYHKFELATLAIKRGAKFIGTNADTNLPNERGLVPGAGSLISLVETATQQKAIYIGKPQRTIADYALKVKGWQRDKVAIIGDNYNTDIKCGLNSNIDTILVYTGVSTPEQVAQQNKQPTYQIQSLDEWDV, encoded by the coding sequence ATGGGAAAATACCAAGGATATTTAATAGATTTAGATGGAACAATTTATCGTGGGCGGCAGCCAATAGCTGCCGCTCATCGTTTTGTTAAACGGTTACAGGACAAGAATGTGCCGTTTGCTTTTTTGACTAATAATACGACAAAAACACCACAACAAGTAGTTGCTAATTTAAGTCAAAATCATCAAATAAATGTTTTGGAAAATCAAATCATTACACCATCTTTAGCCACAGCAAGTTATTTAATTGCAGATAGTGATGATATTACGCAAAAATCATGTTATATTATTGGGCAAATGGGATTGCAATCTGCTATTTTTGCAACCGGCATTAAGTATGATGAAAATAATCCTGATTATGTAATTGTCGGTTTGGATTTTGATGTAACTTATCATAAATTTGAATTGGCTACTTTAGCTATTAAACGGGGTGCAAAGTTTATTGGGACTAATGCCGATACTAATTTGCCTAATGAACGTGGACTAGTACCCGGTGCTGGTTCTTTGATTTCACTAGTAGAAACTGCCACACAGCAAAAGGCAATTTATATAGGTAAACCGCAACGAACAATTGCTGATTATGCCTTGAAGGTCAAAGGTTGGCAACGCGATAAAGTTGCAATTATTGGCGATAATTACAATACTGATATTAAGTGCGGGTTGAATTCCAATATTGATACTATTTTAGTTTATACTGGAGTCAGCACACCTGAACAAGTCGCTCAGCAAAATAAGCAACCAACTTATCAAATTCAGAGTTTGGATGAATGGGATGTTTAA
- a CDS encoding TIGR01906 family membrane protein codes for MLFLNFIFDLTLALFTITSAVMVTIIASNLIFWLDAHYLQLDLVVNLSQKQIWHNYQQVLDYLTRPWISKLKMTNFYSSASGLEHFREVKILFILALVVWILCLILLTWWWKKSQLQTLTVINNRFIMGLGLIFVVVAFLAAIDFDDIFIAFHRLLFRNNDWLFDPNTDPIIKILPDTFFAHCFLFAFVVFELLVFSFWLYGHKKSKQVT; via the coding sequence ATGCTCTTTTTAAATTTTATTTTTGATCTTACCTTAGCTTTATTTACTATAACCAGTGCAGTTATGGTTACAATTATAGCTAGTAATTTAATTTTTTGGCTTGATGCACATTATTTGCAATTAGATTTAGTTGTTAATCTTAGTCAAAAACAAATCTGGCATAATTATCAACAAGTGCTGGATTATTTAACGCGTCCTTGGATTTCAAAACTAAAAATGACAAATTTTTACTCCTCAGCTTCCGGTTTGGAACATTTTCGAGAAGTTAAAATTTTATTTATTTTGGCGCTTGTGGTATGGATTTTATGTTTAATTTTACTGACTTGGTGGTGGAAAAAAAGTCAATTGCAGACCTTAACAGTCATTAATAATCGATTTATTATGGGTTTAGGATTGATATTTGTAGTTGTGGCCTTTCTAGCTGCCATTGATTTCGATGATATATTTATTGCTTTTCATCGGCTTTTATTTAGAAATAACGATTGGCTATTTGATCCAAATACAGATCCCATAATCAAGATATTACCCGATACATTTTTCGCGCATTGTTTTTTATTTGCATTTGTAGTATTTGAATTATTAGTATTTAGTTTTTGGCTTTACGGACACAAAAAAAGCAAACAGGTTACTTAA
- a CDS encoding VTT domain-containing protein, translating to MQLIDFIMNVDHHLAGLVNQFGNWSYIILFLIIFVETGAVILPFLPGDSLLFAAAALAANNDSKLNFWILFILFLVAAIGGDSSNFFISKYLNQWLQNKSWFHKFVKPEYLLQAQEFFDKHGGKAIALGRFIPIVRTFVPFVAGGGALSYRKFLHYNLIGSFIWVSLCLVCGHLFGNLPFVQEHFSMIVLGIIFISVLPALIGFIKSKKAS from the coding sequence ATGCAATTAATTGATTTTATTATGAATGTTGACCACCATTTAGCTGGTTTAGTCAATCAATTTGGCAACTGGTCCTATATTATTTTATTTTTAATCATTTTTGTCGAAACTGGAGCTGTTATTTTACCTTTTTTGCCAGGTGATTCCCTTTTATTTGCAGCTGCCGCACTAGCCGCTAACAATGACAGTAAACTAAATTTTTGGATTTTGTTTATTCTTTTCTTAGTAGCTGCTATTGGTGGAGATTCAAGTAACTTTTTTATCAGCAAGTATTTAAACCAATGGCTCCAAAATAAATCTTGGTTTCACAAATTTGTTAAACCAGAATATTTGCTCCAAGCACAAGAATTTTTTGATAAACATGGTGGTAAGGCAATTGCTTTGGGCCGTTTTATTCCCATTGTAAGAACTTTTGTCCCCTTTGTCGCCGGTGGCGGTGCGTTATCATATAGAAAATTTCTTCATTACAACCTAATTGGTTCTTTTATTTGGGTTAGTTTATGTCTTGTTTGTGGGCATTTATTTGGTAATTTACCTTTTGTTCAAGAACATTTTTCCATGATTGTTTTAGGAATTATTTTTATTTCTGTTTTGCCAGCATTGATTGGTTTTATCAAATCCAAAAAAGCTTCTTAG
- a CDS encoding NAD(P)/FAD-dependent oxidoreductase produces the protein MTKKIFDVAVIGGGPVGIFTAFYAAMRDLQTVLIESMPTLGGQPSNLYAQKKIYDVAGKFGVSGVELTKSLLVNDDHFTYETCLETTVQNFEKLDDCYRIITNQQNDLYARAIIVTIGNGPFKPRKLAFDYDSALEGKQLNYFVKDINEYHDCDVLVAGGGDAAVDWALEIDKVAHTTYLLHRREQFRALESSVRMLNSSKVKLLTPNIITGIQRNLDSEKLTVTYKTVGDKTINQIVVDKLLVNYGMTNDSRLLRQWGLNLQGPFITVNSQMQTNLPQVYGAGDAIIYPGKQRLIALGFAEGPIAVNSAIEELYPQKTHFGHSSSMFN, from the coding sequence GTGACAAAAAAAATATTTGATGTTGCTGTTATTGGTGGTGGACCAGTAGGTATATTTACAGCCTTTTATGCAGCAATGCGTGATTTACAAACTGTCTTAATTGAAAGTATGCCCACACTTGGAGGTCAACCAAGTAATTTATATGCACAAAAAAAAATTTATGATGTTGCAGGAAAATTTGGTGTTAGCGGTGTCGAATTGACAAAAAGCTTATTAGTAAATGATGATCATTTTACTTATGAGACTTGTCTAGAAACCACTGTGCAAAATTTTGAAAAATTAGATGATTGTTATCGCATAATAACTAATCAACAAAATGATCTTTACGCACGTGCAATTATTGTTACAATTGGCAACGGTCCATTTAAACCACGCAAATTAGCTTTTGATTATGATTCTGCATTAGAAGGCAAGCAGCTTAATTATTTTGTTAAAGATATTAATGAGTATCACGATTGTGATGTTTTGGTTGCTGGTGGCGGCGATGCAGCCGTAGATTGGGCTTTAGAAATTGATAAAGTTGCTCATACAACGTATCTTTTACATCGAAGAGAGCAATTTCGAGCATTGGAATCAAGCGTAAGAATGTTGAATTCTTCAAAAGTTAAATTATTAACTCCTAATATTATTACAGGAATTCAGCGTAATCTTGATTCTGAAAAATTAACTGTTACCTATAAGACTGTTGGCGATAAAACAATTAATCAGATTGTTGTTGATAAACTATTAGTTAACTATGGTATGACCAACGATTCTCGCTTATTACGCCAGTGGGGTCTCAACTTACAAGGACCTTTTATAACAGTCAATTCGCAAATGCAAACTAATTTACCGCAAGTTTATGGCGCTGGTGATGCTATTATTTATCCTGGTAAACAGCGTCTTATTGCTTTAGGATTTGCTGAAGGTCCAATTGCAGTCAACAGTGCTATTGAAGAACTTTATCCTCAAAAAACTCATTTTGGTCACAGTTCTTCCATGTTTAATTAA
- a CDS encoding CvfD/Ygs/GSP13 family RNA-binding post-transcriptional regulator gives MKLKIGDIVTGKISGIRTYGAFVNIDGVAEQGLIHISECKNGYVTNLEQIFQLGQTVKVVILDIDEYTGKISLSTRALQKTSYNPEHYHKKRYWTNYKNKIGFQTIAAMKPIWVQEVLKNIN, from the coding sequence ATGAAATTAAAAATTGGTGATATTGTAACTGGTAAAATTTCGGGAATTAGAACTTATGGGGCATTCGTTAACATTGATGGTGTCGCTGAACAAGGATTGATTCATATATCGGAATGTAAAAATGGCTATGTAACTAATTTGGAACAAATTTTTCAATTAGGTCAAACAGTCAAAGTTGTGATTTTAGATATTGATGAATATACTGGAAAAATCAGTTTATCAACTAGAGCTCTACAAAAAACATCATATAATCCGGAACATTATCATAAAAAAAGGTATTGGACTAATTATAAAAATAAAATTGGTTTTCAAACAATTGCTGCTATGAAGCCAATTTGGGTACAAGAAGTATTAAAAAATATAAATTAA
- a CDS encoding deoxynucleoside kinase: protein MIVLSGMIGAGKSSLATILSEHLGTQAFYEQVDDNPVLPLFYADPKKYAFLLQIYFLNKRFASIKRALADDNNVLDRSIYEDSLFFHINADMGRATEQEVEVYDELLDNMMEELPYAAHKKAPDLLVHLVISYDKMLDHIKKRGRSYEQPENDSTLVDYYHNLLERYDKWYEDYNYSPKMKIDCDQYDFVENTADRAEVLKLIDEQLKIRGTL from the coding sequence ATGATAGTATTAAGCGGCATGATTGGCGCAGGAAAAAGTAGTTTGGCTACTATTTTGTCTGAACATTTAGGCACTCAAGCCTTTTATGAACAAGTAGATGATAATCCTGTTTTGCCATTATTTTATGCCGATCCAAAAAAATATGCTTTTTTGTTACAAATTTATTTTTTAAATAAACGTTTTGCATCAATTAAAAGAGCTTTAGCTGATGATAATAATGTTTTAGATCGTTCAATATATGAAGATTCGTTATTTTTTCATATTAATGCTGATATGGGAAGAGCTACCGAACAGGAAGTTGAAGTATATGATGAATTATTAGATAACATGATGGAAGAATTACCATATGCTGCCCATAAGAAGGCTCCAGACTTGTTAGTACATCTTGTGATTTCCTATGATAAGATGTTAGACCACATTAAAAAGCGTGGTCGCTCTTACGAACAGCCAGAAAATGATAGCACATTAGTTGATTATTATCATAATTTATTAGAACGTTATGACAAATGGTATGAAGACTATAATTATAGCCCTAAAATGAAAATCGATTGTGACCAATATGATTTTGTTGAAAATACAGCTGATAGAGCTGAGGTATTAAAATTAATTGATGAACAATTAAAAATTCGCGGCACCTTATAA
- a CDS encoding glycosyltransferase family 4 protein, translated as MNVGIFTDTYFPQVSGVATSIQTLKNDLERKGNTVYIFTTTDPHVAKNTIEPNIFRLGSIPFISFTDRRIAYRGMFHALKLAKELDLDIVHTQTEFSLGLIGKFVAHSLKIPCVHTYHTMYEDYLHYVLNGHLLKPYHVKQMSKLFISGLSGVVAPSKRVYDTLQGYGIKTPMEIIPTGVDLSEYTRPIDTVALKQQLNLQDNQPILLTLSRIAHEKKIEILIQSMPKLLNYYPNLVLLIVGGGPDMDDLVELVTKLNLTENVLFVGEVNHEDVAPYYHLANLFVSASDTESQGLTFIEAMATGLKCVVRSSPYTDDLFDDPSLGVTYSHPEDYVGLVLQYLQHEHVFDDVQPRQQKLYSISSDCFGDHILEFYQDAYKYFLRKKLANEPLKDGQYYDD; from the coding sequence ATGAATGTTGGTATATTTACAGATACTTATTTTCCGCAAGTTAGTGGTGTAGCCACATCAATTCAAACTTTAAAAAATGATTTAGAACGTAAAGGTAATACGGTTTATATTTTTACAACAACTGATCCACATGTTGCTAAAAATACAATCGAACCTAATATTTTTCGATTAGGGAGTATTCCTTTTATTTCATTTACCGATCGGCGTATAGCTTATCGAGGTATGTTTCATGCTCTCAAATTAGCCAAAGAACTTGACCTAGATATTGTCCATACTCAAACTGAATTTTCCTTAGGTCTAATTGGTAAATTTGTAGCTCATAGTCTCAAAATTCCTTGTGTTCATACCTACCACACAATGTATGAAGACTATTTACATTATGTATTAAATGGTCATTTACTAAAACCGTATCATGTTAAACAAATGTCCAAACTTTTTATTTCCGGATTGTCTGGAGTAGTGGCACCTAGTAAGCGAGTTTATGATACCCTGCAAGGATATGGGATTAAGACACCGATGGAGATAATTCCTACAGGTGTGGATTTGTCAGAGTATACTCGTCCTATTGATACTGTTGCTTTAAAACAACAATTGAACTTACAAGACAATCAACCGATTTTATTAACTTTGAGTCGAATTGCTCATGAAAAGAAAATTGAAATTTTAATTCAAAGTATGCCCAAGTTATTAAATTATTATCCAAACCTAGTTTTATTGATTGTTGGTGGTGGACCCGATATGGATGATTTAGTTGAATTAGTGACTAAATTGAATTTGACAGAAAATGTCTTATTTGTAGGAGAAGTTAATCATGAAGATGTAGCTCCTTATTACCACCTGGCAAATTTATTTGTTTCTGCTAGTGATACGGAGTCCCAAGGGTTAACTTTTATTGAAGCAATGGCTACAGGTTTAAAGTGTGTTGTTCGTTCTAGTCCATATACAGATGATTTGTTTGATGATCCTTCACTAGGTGTTACTTATAGTCATCCGGAAGATTATGTAGGATTAGTATTACAATATTTACAGCATGAACACGTATTTGATGATGTCCAACCACGGCAACAAAAGTTATATAGTATTTCTTCAGATTGCTTTGGTGATCATATTTTAGAATTTTATCAGGATGCATATAAATATTTTTTGCGCAAGAAATTGGCAAATGAACCACTCAAGGATGGTCAGTATTATGACGATTAA
- a CDS encoding glycosyltransferase family 4 protein, translating to MTIKITMFSSAQKVAGQGVGSAYAELMRLLKTYLKDDFEIHINDYHSSDISHYHTIDPQFYMSTFSKKRGRKIGYVHFLPETLQGSLKIPRIFQPLVAKYVISFYKRMDHIVVVNPSFIPKLAAYGIDESKVTYIPNFVSKKEFYPLSASERAKVRKKLGLSPTDFVVFGDGQVQKRKGVDDFYQLAQKNPQIKFIWAGGFSFGRLTDGYDHYKQLIKNASQNMNFTGIINRQKLNAYLNVADLFLLPSFDELFPMSVLEAFNTHTPVLLRDLDLYHDIISGYYQPAENFQEMNQIINHLSTNKEDLLQLAQMAAAGAKYYSEEHLSSIWREFYLQQYNLKRG from the coding sequence ATGACGATTAAAATCACAATGTTTTCATCAGCTCAAAAGGTTGCTGGTCAAGGAGTTGGCAGTGCCTATGCAGAATTAATGCGTCTTTTAAAAACATATTTAAAAGATGATTTTGAAATTCATATTAATGATTATCATTCTAGTGACATTAGTCATTATCACACTATTGATCCCCAATTTTATATGTCAACTTTTTCTAAAAAACGTGGTCGTAAAATTGGTTATGTACATTTTTTACCTGAAACATTACAAGGAAGTTTAAAAATACCACGAATTTTTCAACCATTAGTTGCTAAATATGTTATTAGTTTTTATAAAAGAATGGATCATATTGTAGTAGTCAATCCAAGTTTTATTCCTAAATTAGCAGCATATGGAATTGATGAAAGTAAGGTTACCTATATTCCTAATTTTGTGTCTAAAAAAGAATTTTACCCGCTTTCAGCTTCTGAACGTGCAAAAGTCAGAAAAAAATTAGGCTTAAGTCCAACAGATTTTGTGGTTTTTGGTGATGGTCAAGTACAAAAACGCAAAGGTGTGGACGACTTTTATCAATTAGCCCAAAAAAATCCACAAATTAAATTTATTTGGGCCGGTGGCTTTTCTTTTGGCCGCTTGACTGATGGATATGATCATTATAAACAACTAATTAAAAATGCATCGCAAAATATGAATTTTACTGGGATCATTAATCGGCAAAAATTGAATGCGTATCTAAACGTGGCTGATTTATTCTTGCTACCTTCTTTTGATGAACTCTTTCCCATGTCAGTTTTAGAAGCTTTTAATACCCATACACCAGTACTTTTACGCGATTTAGATTTATATCATGATATTATTAGCGGCTATTATCAGCCAGCTGAAAATTTTCAAGAGATGAATCAAATTATCAATCATTTAAGTACTAATAAAGAAGATTTGTTACAATTAGCTCAAATGGCTGCTGCTGGTGCTAAATATTATTCTGAAGAACATTTGAGTTCTATTTGGCGTGAGTTCTATTTACAACAATATAATCTAAAAAGAGGCTAA